One Rhinolophus sinicus isolate RSC01 linkage group LG06, ASM3656204v1, whole genome shotgun sequence DNA window includes the following coding sequences:
- the NAP1L4 gene encoding nucleosome assembly protein 1-like 4 isoform X3 yields the protein MADNSFSDGVPSDSLEAAKNASPTEKLTDQAMQNPQVLAALQERLDSVSHTPSSYIETLPKAVKRRINALKQLQVKCAHIEAKFYEEVHDLERKYAALYQPLFDKRREFVTGDVEPTDAESEWHSENEEDDKLAGDMKNKVVIAENEAATAEEPNPKGIPEFWFTIFRNVDMLSELVQEYDEPILKHLQDIKVLFSEPGQPMSFILEFHFEPNEYFTNTVLTKTYKMKSEPDKADPFSFEGPEIVDCDGCTIDWKKGKNVTVKTIKKKQKHKGRGTVRTITKQVPNDSFFNFFNPLKASGDGESLDEDSEFTLASDFEIGHFFRERIVPRAVLYFTGEAIEDEDNFEEGEEGEEEELEGDEEGEDEDDTDVNPKV from the exons ATGGCAGATAACAG TTTTTCAGATGGAGTTCCTTCGGATTCCTTAGAAGCTGCTAAAAATGCGTCTCCCACAG AAAAGCTCACAGATCAGGCGATGCAGAACCCACAGGTACTGGCAGCCTTGCAGGAGCGGCTTGACAGCGTCTCCCACACTCCTTCCAGCTACATTGAGAC TTTACCTAAAGCGGTGAAGAGAAGAATCAATGCCCTGAAGCAGCTCCAGGTGAAGTGTGCTCACATAGAAGCCAAGTTCTACGAGGAGGTCCACGACCTGGAGCGGAAGTACGCGGCGCTGTACCAGCCCCTGTTTGACAAG AGAAGGGAGTTTGTCACTGGTGACGTGGAACCGACAGATGCGGAATCGGAGTGGCACAGTGAGAACGAAGAGGACGATAAACTGGCC ggagacatgaaaaataaagtagtCATAGCAGAAAATGAAGCAGCAACGGCAGAAGAGCCAAACCCCAAAGGAATCCCGGAGTTCTGGTTCACCATCTTCAGAAACGTGGACATGCTGAGTGAGCTGGTCCAG gAGTATGATGAGCCAATTTTGAAACACCTGCAGGACATCAAAGTCCTGTTTTCAGAACCTGGACAGCCTATG tcttttatatTAGAGTTCCACTTCGAACCCAATGAGTACTTTACTAACACGGTCCTGACAAAAACGTACAAGATGAAGTCGGAGCCGGATAAGGCCGACCCCTTCTCCTTTGAAGGTCCTGAAATAGTTGACTGTGACGG ATGCACTATTgactggaagaaaggaaaaaacgttACGGTCAAAACGAtcaagaaaaagcagaaacatAAGGGTCGAGGCACTGTCAGAACAATTACCAAACAAGTTCCCAATGATTCATTTTTCAACTTCTTCAATCCGCTGAAAG CATCTGGAGATGGAGAATCACTG GACGAAGACTCCGAGTTCACATTAGCCTCCGACTTCGAGATTGGACACTTCTTTCGGGAGCGGATAGTCCCGCGGGCCGTGCTGTACTTCACAGGGGAGGCCATAGAGGATGAGGACAAC